The following nucleotide sequence is from Austwickia chelonae.
CGGGTACACCTTCTGGTACGTCTTCGTCGAGCAGTTCGATGGCGCGCGCCATGGCGAGTTCACCGGCGCGTTCCCACAGGAGGGTGTCGCGGGGGGTGCTGGTCTCGGGGGCGCTGTATTCGGGGTGTGCGTGGTCGACGTAGAGGCGGGCGCCGTTGGTGAGGACGGTGTTGGCGACGGTGGGGTCGTCGGCCCATTCGTCGGTGAGTTGGCTGGGGTGGGCGTGTCTGCGGGGGGCGGTCCATCCGCGGGCGTCGGTCAGGGGGTCTTCGCCGGTGTAGTCCCAGTGGTGGTTGAGGTGGCGGTGTCCGCGGTCTTGGGCGTAGGCCTGTACGACGCGTCCGGAGGCGACCATGGGGTTGGCGTCGGGGTGTCCGGTGACGGTGATGCCGTATTCGGTCTCGGTGCCCATGATTCGTCGGACGGTCATGCCTGCAGCCTACGCAGGGTCGGGGATCGGTTCGTGGGGGTTGGCGGTGGGGGTGGGTGTCCGGTTCTAGAGTGGCGGGCATGGTCGAGGGTTGTGCGGGTCCGGTCGGCGGGTGCCCGTCGGAGGGTTCTCCGGGTCGGGATGAGGAAGTGGCGGCGTTGGTGCACGGGGTCACCGGTGCGGGGTCAAGGATCCTGGATGCTGGGTGCGGCCCGGGTGGGGTCGCAGCTGTTCTGGCCGGCTTGGGGCATCGGGTGATGGGGGTGGATGCTGATCTGGAGGTGCTACGTGCCGCGGCGGAGAAGGTTCCTCAGGTGCCTTTCTGGATGTCGGATCTGGCCGAGTTGGATGTGCCTCAGGCTGCGGTGGCCGGCGGGTTCGATGTGGTGTTGTTGGCGGATGTGGTGCCTCGACTACAGCCGGGGAGCGTGGGCGCTGTGATGGGTCAGTTGAGGGGGGTCTGTCGTCCGGGTGGGTTGATCGTGGCGGGTCTTGCAGCGGATCCAGGGACGGTGGCCGAGTACGAGGGTGCGTGCCGGGCGGCGGGTTTGGTGTCCCAAGAGCGGTGGTCGGGGTGGTCCGGGGCGGCTTTCGGCCCAGGTTCTCGGTATCTGGTGTCGATGCACAGTCGTCCGGTGCCGCAGGATCGGGTCCTGCGCTCGGGGTGGTGGTCCCGGCTGTTCGGGCCGAGGTGACTGTTCTTGGTCTTGGCTGGTTCTCCGTCAGGAGACCTGGTCATCGGTCAGGATGTGGGGGTGCCGTCAGGGGTGGGGGGCGGGTGCCCTTCCAGTACTGCTTGGACGAGGGCGACGTAGCGGTCGATGAAGGGCTGCTGGGCTGGCTCGTCGAGGTCGTCGCGCAGCGCCATGGGACGTAATGCCAGTGCCAGTCCGATCAGCAGGCAGGCGACGGTGTCGGCCCGGTCGCGCCCATCGAGGTCGTCGGGTAGGTGTGCTCTGACGTGGGAGAGCACCTGGTCGAGGAAACGGTCTCGTTCCAGGCGAGGGTCCGGGGACTGCCAGGTCAGGAAGACACCTTGGGCCCAGGGGTCCTTCTCTCCGGTGCGGGCCCGGGCGACGACCCGGCCGACGAGGTAGTGGCCGAGTTCGTCGAGGGGTACTTCAGCGGTGGTGGGCTCCCCGACCTGTGGGGTGGAGATGGTGTAGAGGGCAGCTTTGGAACCGAAAAGTTTCATGACCAGGGCTGGTGAGACCCCGGCGTCTTCGGCGATGCCTCGGATGGTGACTCCGGCGTATCCGTATTGATGGAACAGGTTGGCTGCGCTGTCCTGGATACGTTGCCGTGTGGTGCTCTCTCCCATGTGATTTCCCTTCCAGCACTGAAGCTACCCTCTGCGGCGTCTCCGGAAGGGCGGAGTGCTTCCGTCAGGTCGGGCAGCCTGCTTCGGTGTCGAGAAGATCGACTGTCGTTTTCGGCATGGCGCAGGAGCTTACGGTCGATATGCTGACTTTACGTTTTTCGCCGATGCCGAAGGACTTGCCCCGTGCGTGACGTCATTGTCTTCTCCGGCTCAGCCCATGAACCTCTGGCACGACGGATCTGCAGCCACCTGGGTGTGCCTTTGTCGCAGGTCGACATCAAGAGATTCAGCAACGACTGTCTTCAGGCCCAGCTGTTGGCGAACTGCCGCCAACGAGACGTGTACATCGTCCAACCGTTGGTGCCGCCCACCCAGGATCATCTCGTCGAACTGTTGATGATGGTGGATGCCGCTCGGGGTGCTTCGGCCTCGCAGATCACCGCGGTGATCCCCCACTATGCGTACGCCCGGTCGGACAAGAAGGACGCCTCCCGGATCTCCTTGGGCGGCCGGCTCGTGGCAGACATGCTGGTCACGGCAGGAGTGCATCGGGTGCTGACCATGGCCCTGCACGCCCCGCAGGTGCATGGTTTCTTCTCGGTCCCGGTGGACCATCTCACCGCGATCGGGGTCCTGGCCGACCATTTCCACGGTCGTTCCTTGGAGAACCATGTCGTGGTCTCCCCCGATCTGGGCAATGCCAAGCAGGCCACGTTGTTCGCCCGGCTGTTAGGTCTGCCGGTGGCTGCCGGGAGCAAGCAGCGGGTCTCCGACGAGAAAGTCGTCATCGATTCGATCGTGGGAGACGTGGCCGGGCGGCGAGCTATCGTCCTGGACGACGAGATCGCCACCGGGGGGTCGATCGTCGAGCTGCTGGACCGGTTGTCCGATGCGGGCTGCCCGCAGGCCTCGGTGGCGTGCACCCACGGCTTGTTCGTCGGGCAAGCCGTGGAACGTTTGACAGGACACCCGATGATTTCCGAAGTGGTGACCACCGATACGGTGCCACGGCCTGATAGTTTCGCCACGCTCCAAGTCCGCTCCGTGTCACGTCTGTTCGCCGAAGCCATCGCCCGTATCCACGTCGGTGAATCTGTGAGCAGCCTGTTCGACGGAGTCGACCCGGCACATGCATCTCCACAACGCCAGCTCCCCCTCTACGACGATGCGGACGACGCGACGTTGTGCACGACGGAAGGATGAAGCACATCATGGAGGACTACGCCGTGTACGAGGCCCACAGCCCCGAGGCGACCCACGCGCCCCGAGTACCGTGGGCGGGTTTCGGGGTGGATATCGTCCTCATCCTGTTGTTCGCCGCGATCGGGCGGATCAGCCATGCCGAGACCATGAGCCTGCCTGGTTTCCTGATCACCGCATCCCCTTTCCTCGCCGGAACGGTCGCGGCCTGGGCCGTCTTGGTCGGCCGGGGTCATCCACGGCCTGGGTCCCTGCTCGGAGGCACCATCATCTGGATCTCCACTGTGGCAGTGGGTATGGCCTTGCGGGCCCTGACCGGGCTGGGCGTCCAGCCCAGCTTCGTGGTGGTCTCCTTGCTGTTCACCGGGTCTTTCCTGCTGGGATGGCGCGCGCTCGGAGACATTCTGGTGCGCCGTTATTCGCGTTGAAGGTTTGTTCGAGGGGCTGTTGACGACCGGTGGTGGTCGTCAACAGCCCCTCGTCTGCTGTCGCCCCTCAGGTCGCTGCGGTCACCAGAAGGCGCGTGCGGTCTCCGTCGGCCCGTCGACTTCGGTCAGCCCGGCGTCGACGACCCGTACCGGCGCATCTTCGAGTGTGGACCACCTTGCAGGAGTAGGGGCGTCGAGGACCAGGACGCGCCACCCCTGGTCGAACCAGGCGCGCAGTTTCGCTGATTCGTGGTCCAGGACGAGTCGTTCCCAGGCGAGTTGGGCGGCATGCCCACATTGGGCTGCCGCTTTACCGCTGCTGAGCTTCACCGCCGGGTTCAAGGCGATGACGACCTGTGCTGCGGATTCGTCGATCGAGCTGTCGTCTTCTCGAGGGAAATCTGTTCCGGCGACCTGGAGGTCGTCGAGGATCTTGGGGAGCGGCCTGGCCGGCATGGGGACGAAGGCCCGGACCTGGGCGCCATGGTGGTCGACGGTGACTCCGGGGATTTCCTGGGCGCGTTCCCAGCGGATCCCGCGGGCGCGACGGACCAGTTTTCGGATACGTCCACGTCGCCAATGATGTACGTCTGCGGCCCAGGCGCCCTCGCCGCGGGCACGTTCGTCAGCGAGGAGGCTGACCACGGCCTGGGCTGCTGCTTCGCATACCGCGCGGTGGCTGGACAGGTCGTTCTTGTCGTAGCGCACGGCCAGTTGCATGCCCCAGGGTTCGTCGGGATCGCGGGGTGTGGGGGAAGCAGGTGCGGTCTCGGCGGGGTGGGTTTCGTTCACAAATATTCTCCAGTCACCGGTACGTCTTCCACCGGGCGGTGACGAGCGTGACCGGGGTATCCGTTGTCTGCCCCGTCCGGGGTCCCGGCGGATGTCCCGGTGGGTAGATGGTGGTCCTTGAGCCTGATGATCTGAGTGACCCGTTCTGCTTTGCGTCCGGAGATCCGCATCCATTCATCAGGGTCGGCGGTATTGGGCAAGGTTTCGTTCTCGGCGAATTCTGCAGCGAGCGCGTCCAGGAGCAGGTCGACGGTCAGTCCTTTTTCTCCTCCGGAGAGGACCTGTTTGACGGCGGCGCGTTTGGCGCGGTCGACGATATTGCGGATCATCGCGCCGGAGGCGAGGTCGGCGTAGTCGAGGATCTCTTCGCGTCCGGAGGCGAAGGTGACGTGGAGGAAGGCGTTCTGGGGGGTGTGCGCGTACATGGCGTCGACGACGGTGTTGATCATCCGGAGGGTGGTGCGTTGGGGGTCGTGGTCGTCCTTGGCGAGTTCGCTGTGGCCGATCGGTAGGTCGGCGGTGAGATATTTCGCGAAGATCTCTTGGGCTCCGGTGTGGTCGGGGCGGTCGATGTGGATCTTCGCGTCGAGTCTTCCGGGACGCAGGATTGCCGGGTCGATCATGTCTTCCCGGTTGGAGGCTCCGATGATGATGACGTTGTCGAGGCGTTCCACGCCGTCGATCTCGGCGAGGAGTTGCGGGACGATGGTGGTTTCCACGTCGCTGGAGCGGCCGGAGCCTCGGGTGCGGAACAGGCTGTCCATCTCGTCGAAGAAGATGACGACGGGGGTGCCGCTGGAGGCGTGTTCCCGGGCTCGGGCGAAGATCGTGCGGATGTGTCTTTCGGTTTCCCCGACGTATTTGTTGAGTAGTTCGGGGCCTTTGATGTTCAGGAAGTAGCCGGTGGGTTTCTCGTCGGGTCCGATGGCGGCGGCGCTCTGGCGGGCCAGGGATGCGGCCACGGCTTTGGCGATGAGGGTCTTGCCGCAGCCTGGGGGGCCGTACAGCAGGACGCCTTTCGGGGGGCGGAGGTGGTGTTCTCGGAAGAGTTCTGGGTGCAGGTAGGGCAGTTCGATCGCGTCTCGGATCTGTTCGATCTGTCCGGACAGTCCCCCGATGTCGGTGTAGGACAGGTCGGGTACTTCTTCGAGGAGGACGTCTTGGACTTCGGCGCGGGGGATGATCTCGTGGACGAAGCCGGTCCGGAGGTCGAGGAGGACCTGGTCGCCTTGGCGTAGTGGGCTCTCGGTCAGGGCTGCGGCGCGGAGCACGACCCGGTGGTCGGTGTCGGTGACCGTGACCACGAGTCGGCCGCCGGGCAGGGTTTCGTGGACGGTCACCACGGTGCCTGCGCGGGGGTCGTCGACGACTTCGACCACTGCGAGGGCTTCGTTGACTCGGACTTCGGTGCCGGGGGTGAGTGCGTCGGCCTGGACGTCGGGGCTGACGGTGACTCGCATCTTGCGTCCGCTGTGGACGAGGTCGACCGAGCCGTCCGGGTGGGTGGAGAGCACGCTGGCGAAGGTCGATGGCGGGGTGGAGAGCGCTTGGACCTGGTTCTTCAGGTCGACCAGTTGGGCGCGTACCGTGCCCAAGGCCTGTGCGAGCTCGGAGTTCTTCCTCGACAGGCGGGTCACCGTCGTCCGTAGCCCTGCCGTGGAGGTCTGGTCGGGGTCGGGTGACGCTGCGCCTGTCGAGCTGTGGGTCATACCTGTCCTTGACCTGACGTTGACGTGTCGGAGGGTGTGCCCGTGGTTTCGCGGGCGTTCCGGGCGAGTCGCCGCAGTTTCTTGTCGGACAGGGGGCGTTCGCCCATCGTCTCGGGCGTCCATTCCTCGGCGGACGTGGCGGATTCGCTTGCGTGCGCGGTGTCCTCGGTCACTGCAGAGCTCTCGGTGTCTCCACCATAGGCTCCTTTGGCCGGGCGACGCTTACGAAGCGGCGGGGTCACTCCTGGGGCAAGGCGTCGGGTGGTGATCAGGAAGCCGGTGTGTCCGTGCATGCGGTGCTCCGGGCGGACCGCGAGGCCCTCGAGGTGCCACCCCCGGACCATCGATTCCCAAGCGGCCGGTTCGGTGAACCCGCCGTGCGAACGGGCGGTCTCAGCGACGCGGGACAGCTGGGTCGCGGTGGCCACGTAGCAGATGAGCACTCCCCCGGGCACGAGTGCGTCGGCGACGACGTCCAAGCATTCCCACGGGGCCAGCATGTCCAGGACGACACGGTCGACGGTGCCCGGTTCGATGTGCTGGGGCAGCTGCTCGACCAGATCGCCGACGGTGACCGTCCAGGCCGGGTGCGGGCTGCCGAAGAAGGATTCGACGTTGGCGCGGGCGATGTCTGCGAACTCGGGGCGACGTTCGAAGCTGTGGAGGCGGCCGGCGTCGCCGACGGCGCGCAGCAAGGACATGGACAAGGCTCCGGAGCCTACTCCGGCCTCGACGACGTGGGCTCCGGGGAAGATGTCCGCCATCTGCACGATCTGGCCGGCGTCCTTGGGGTAGACCACTGCGGCGCCGCGCGGCATCGACATGACGTAGTCGGAGAGCAGGGGCCGCAACGCCAGGTATTCGACGCCGCTGGTGTTCGTGGCGGTGGACCCGTCGGGGCGGCCGATCAGGTCGTCATGGGCGAGGCTGCCCCGGTGGGTGAAGAACTGTCCCCCGGTTTGCAGGGTGATGGTGTGCATCCGACCCTTGGGGTCGGTCAGTTGTACCCGGTCCCCCGCGGCGAAGGGGCCGCGACAACGAGTCGCTCCCGTCGGAATCGGCGGCGTGGCATCGGGCTGAAGGCTCATGGGCACCAAGTCTAGGTGCCGTTTTCGGCAGGTTCGGACACGGCCTGCTCGACGTCACCAGAGGTCAGCACCCCCACGCATCGCCCGTTCGCATCCTGCAACACGATCACTCCGTACGGGGAGGAGACCAGCGCGGGCAGGAAAGCCGCGACACGACCGTTCTGGTCGGCGTCATAGCGGGCCAGCCACCCTGCAGGTTGTGCGAGCAGCAGCGCACCGGCCGGGACGGTGGCCGTCTCTTCCGGTGAGAGTCGGCTGAAGGCTTCAGGGTCGACGAGCCCGGCAGGGGTCCCGTCGGTTCCCAGGAGAACCGGCACGGCATATCCTCCGGGACTCGCGCCCACCCGCTCGGGAACGGCCGCGGCCGGTTCCCCCATCCCGACCAGGGCTACCGGACGGACCACGTCGGTCAGAGCGACCCTCTCCGCAGCTGCGAGTGCTTTTCCTGTGACGATCGAGGAGGAGGCTCCGGCCCAGAGGAAGGCGCCGATGAAGGCCAGCCAGGCCACATTCCACAGGTTGACGTCTTCTCCGGAGATCAGGGGGCGGGCCACCAGCCAGAGGACCGCGAGTGCGGTGACTGCGCGGCCGGCCCATCCTGCGGTGATGAGCCCTGCGCTGCGGCGGCCGGTGTATCGCCATATTGCGGCGTCGACGAGGAAACCTCCGTCGAGTGGGAGCCCGGGGAGCATGTTGAACAGGGCGACGAAGGCGTTGGAGAAGGTCCAGGCGTAGCCGAGGAGGAGTGGGATCCCGGGTGGGAGAAGTGGGAGGAGCGCCCATCCTCCTGCGGCGAGGAGGGCGTTGGCGGCTGGTCCGCTGATGGCGACGAGTGCGCTGCCCCGTGGGGAGGGTTGGGCGGTGGTATAGGTGGTGTGTCCACCCCAGAGGTTGACCACGATCTGCTCGACGTTGTATCCGCACCGGCCTGCGGCGAGAGCGTGTGCTGCTTCGTGGCAGAGGACGCTGATCGCGAGGAGGAGAGCGTAGGCGAGGGCGACCAGGTAGGCGGTGGCGGCGCCGATGCCGGGGAGGACTCGGTCGACGTCTGGTCCGAAGACGAGGACGACGGCTGCGGTGATGATGAACCAGCTGGTGGAGAGGTAGACCGGGACTCCGCCGACGGCGCCCAGGCGGAGTCGGTGGGTGGCGGTGGGTTCATCGAGGGTTCCCGGGCCGCCGTTCGTCTCGGGGCTGGTGGACATGGGTCTGAGAGTACGGCACGGGTGGCTGGTCGTTCTGGGCATGATCATGTCTGGACGGGCCGCTTCGGATGAGCGGAGGTCTGCGCTGGTGAGCGTTGTCGGACATTCTTCTTAGGGTGGGCGTATGCCTGTAGCTCTGTCTCCGAGTCGCGCGAGCGACTTCATGCAGTGTCCCTTGTTGTACCGATTTCGGGCCATTGACAAGTTGCCGGAGGCGCCGTCGGCTGCGGCGGCTCGGGGGACGCTGGTGCATGCGGTCCTGGAGCGGCTTTTCGATCTACCGGCGTCACGTCGGACGGTGGAGGAGGCCTGTGGTCTGCTTCCTGGCGAGTGGACGCGTCTGGTCGCCGAGCGGCCTGAGCTCGGGATCTTGGTCGATGCTGGTGCGGAGTCCGCGGACGGTCCGGTGGCGGGGGTGTCCGAGCAGGTCTGGTTCGATACGGCTCGGGTGTTGGTCGAGCGGTGGTTCACGTTGGAAGATCCGTCGCGGCTCGAGCCTGCGGAACGTGAGCTGTACGTGGAGGCAGACCTGGACGGGCTCGTCCTGCGCGGGTACGTCGACCGGTTGGATGTTGCGCCGGACGGGCGGATGCGGGTGGTCGATTACAAGACGGGCCGGTCCCCCAGCCCGCTTTTCGAGGGCAAGGCGCTCTTTCAGATGAAGTTCTACGCCTTGGTGTTATGGCGTATGTACGGCCGGTTGCCGACGTTGTTGCAGTTGGTCTACCTGGGAAATGGGGAGATCGTGCGTTATGAGCCCAGGGAGGAGGATCTGCGCGCGGTGGAACGGAAGGTGAAGGCGTTGTGCGTCGCCATCGACCGGGCGGCCGAGATCGGTGACTTCCGGCCGAACCCGAGTCGACTGTGCGACTGGTGTGATCATCGGGCGTTGTGCCCGGCGTGGGGTGGCACGCCTCCTCCGTTCCCTTCGCGGTGAGCTCGGGCCGCGGGGCCGGCCAAGGCCAGGAGGTCGGTGGCTCGTACCCCGGCGAGGGAGTCCAGGACGACCAGGCCGGGGCGGTCCGGCACTTCTTCGACGGAGGGGGTGACGAGAGTGGGGACGCCTGCGGCGGCGGCAGAGGTCGAGCCGGTGATCGAGTCTTCGATGGCGACGCAGGCCAGTTTTGCGGTGGTGGGGACGCCCAGCATGTCCAATGCCGTCAGATAGGGCTCAGGGTGGGGTTTCCCTCGGGTGACACTGTCACCGGTGACGATCGCCGGGAAGATCCCCGGTGGGAGTTCGCCCAGGACGACGTCGAGGACGGGCCGCCAGGACATGGTCACCAGGGCTTGCGGGATCTGGGCGTCGTGGAGTTCGTTCAGCAGTTCGCGGGCTCCAGGGCGCCAAGGGACGTGGCCTCTGATACGTTCGACGACGCCGTTCTGGAGCCTGTCCACGATCTGCGGTACGGACAGGGTGACCGGCGAGTGCGCGCGCAGGAGGGCTGCGGAGTCGGGGAGGGCTTTGCCGACGAGGGTGAGCGCGTCGTCCATGGTCCAGGTGCCGCCGTATTCTTCGACGAGGCAGCGTTCTTCCTCGTACCAGTACGGTTCGGTGTGCATCACCGTTCCGTCGAAGTCCCAGAGGACCGCGGTCGGGAGGCCCGGTGCGGGGTCGTTCGTACTGTTCATACCTTGAAGTACTTCGCTTCCGTGTGGTGGACGACGAGGGCGTCGGTGGATTGCTCGGGGTGGAGTTGGAGTTCTTCGGAGAGTTCGACGCCGATGCGGCCTGGTTCGAGGAGGCGGACGAGGGTCGCGCGGTCCTCCAGGTCGGGGCAGGCGGGGTATCCGAAGCTGTATCGGCAGCCGTGGAAGCGGACGTCGAGGACTTGGTCGAGGGGTAGCTCCCCCATTTTTTCCAGGCCGAGTTCTTCGCGGACGCGGGCGTGCCACATCTCGGCGAGTGCTTCGGTCAGTTGGACGGACAGTCCGTGGAGTTCGAGGTATTCGCGGTAGGCGTGCCGGGCGTAGAGCTCGGCGGTGACTGCGGAGACGTGCGTGCCCATGGTGACCAGTTGGAGGGGAAGCACGTCTGGTCCGTGGGTGCGGGCCTCGTCGTGGTCTCGGAAGAAGTCGGAGAGGCAGAGCCGTCGGTCGCGTTGTTGGCGGGGGAAGGAGAAGCGGGCGATCTCGGTGAAGGATGTCCCGGCGTCGGCGGGGTCGAGGACGACGAGGTCGTTCTCGGTGGAGTAGCAGGGGAAGTAGCCGTAGACGACGGCGGGTTCCATGATTTTCTCTGCGGTGATCCGGTCGAGCCACATGCGTAGCCGGGGTCGGCCTTCGGTGTCGACGAGTTCTTCGTAGGTGGCGCTTTCTCGTCCTTGGCCTTCGCCGCGTCCGGGTTTGAGCCCCCACTGTCCGAGGAAGGTCGCTCGTTCGTCGAGGTAGGCGGCGTAGTCGGCGAGTTTGATGCCTTTGACGACGCGGGTTCCCCAGAAGGGTGGCGTGGTGGGGCGGGTGGGGCGGGCGACGTCGGAGCGGGTGGTGTCCGGGGTGTGGCCAGGCGTCTGTGGATGGGGGTCACGCCGGGGCACTCGGCGGGGGCGGAGCGCGGGCAGGGCGTCGGCGAGGGTGGTGGCCGGGTCGGTGCGGGCGGTGGCGATGGCGTCCATGAGCCGTAGCCCTTCGAAGGCGTCGCGGGCGTAGCGGACTTCGCCGGCGTAGATTTCGGCGAGGTCGGTTTCGACGTAGGCGCGGGTCAGGGCGGCGCCGCCCAGGAGGACGGGCCAGCGGGTGGCCAGGCCTCGGGTGTTGAGCTCTTCGAGGTTCTCCTTCATGATGACGGTCGATTTCACCAGTAGGCCGGACATGCCGATGGCGTCGACCTGGTGTTCTTCGGCTGCGGAGATGATCTCGTTGATGGGTTGTTTGATGCCCAGGTTGACGACCTCGTAGCCGTTGTTCGACAGGATGATGTCGACGAGGTTCTTCCCGATGTCGTGGACGTCGCCTTTGACGGTGGCCAGGAGGATCTTCGCTTTGGCCTGGCGAGTCGTGCCTGTCTCGGCGGCCTCGGCCTCGATGGCTGGTTCCAGGTGCGCGACGGCGGTTTTCATCGTCTCCGCCGATTGCAGGACGAAGGGCAGCTGCATCCGCCCGGAGCCGAAGAGCTCACCGACGGTCTTCATCCCGGTGAGCAGGTGGTCGTTGATGATCTCCAGGGGGCCGGTGCCCGAGGCGAGCGCTTCGTCGAGGTCGGTTTCCAGCCCGGTCCGTTCACCGTCGACGATGCGCTGGGCGAGTCGTTCCCCCAGCGGTAGTGCGGCGAGTGCGGCGGCACGGGACTCTTTGACGGAGGCGGAGTCGACGCCTTCGAAGAGTTCGAGCATGCGGGCCAGTGGGTCGTAGACGAGTCGGCCGTCGGCGTCGTATTCGCGTCGGTCGTAGACCAGGTCGAGGGCGACTTTCAGTTGCTCCTCGGGGATGCGGGCGACGGGAAGGATCTTCGCGGAGTTGACGATGGCGCTGGACAGGCCGGCTTTGGCGCATTCGGCGAGGAACACGGAGTTGAGGACGACCCGGGCGGCAGGTTTGAGCCCGAAGCTGACGTTGGAGACGCCCAGGGTGGTGCTGATGCCGGGGTGGCGGCGGTTGATCTCGCGGATGGCTTCGATGGTTTCGATGCCGTCGCGGCGGGTTTCTTCCTGGCCGGTGGCGATGGGGAAGGTGAGGCAGTCGACGATGATGTCTTCGACGGCCATGCCCCACTCCTGGGTGAGGGCGTTGATCAGGCGATCGGCGACGTCGACCTTGTGCGCGGTGGTGCGGGCCTGTCCGGTTTCGTCGATGGTGAGTGCGACGACGGCTGCGCCGTGCTCGGCGACAAGTCTCATCATCCGGACGAAGCGGCTGTTCGCGCCGTCGCCGTCCTCGTAGTTGACCGAGTTGATGACGGCTCGTCCGCCGATGCGTTCGAGTCCGGCCTGGACGACGCCCGGTTCGGTGGAGTCCAGGACGAGGGGCAAGGTGCTGGTGGTGGCGAGCCGGAAGGCCAGCAGGCTCATGTCGTCGCGGCCGTCACGGCCGACGTAGTCGACGCAGACGTCGAGCAGGTGGGCGCCGTCTCGGATCTGTTCGCGGGCGATGTCGAGGCAGTCGTCCCATCGTCCGTCGAGCATCGCTTCGCGGAAGGCTTTGGAACCGTTGGCATTGGTGCGTTCGCCGATGGACAGGAAGGAGGCGTCCTGGTGGAGGGGGACGGCGGTGTACAGGCTGGCGACAGAGGGTTCGCGGGCGATCTGACGGACCGGGACGTCCATCCCGGAGACGGCGTCGACGACGGCAGCCATGTGGGCGGGGGTGCTACCGCAGCATCCCCCGACGATCGCTACCCCGTAGTCGGTGACGAAGCGGCGATGGGATTCGGCGAGTTCGTCCGGGGTGAGCGGGTAGCGGGCACCGTCCTTGGTGAGTTCGGGGAGCCCTGCATTGGGCATCACGCTCAACGGGATCG
It contains:
- a CDS encoding DUF3054 domain-containing protein, whose product is MEDYAVYEAHSPEATHAPRVPWAGFGVDIVLILLFAAIGRISHAETMSLPGFLITASPFLAGTVAAWAVLVGRGHPRPGSLLGGTIIWISTVAVGMALRALTGLGVQPSFVVVSLLFTGSFLLGWRALGDILVRRYSR
- the arc gene encoding proteasome ATPase — encoded protein: MTHSSTGAASPDPDQTSTAGLRTTVTRLSRKNSELAQALGTVRAQLVDLKNQVQALSTPPSTFASVLSTHPDGSVDLVHSGRKMRVTVSPDVQADALTPGTEVRVNEALAVVEVVDDPRAGTVVTVHETLPGGRLVVTVTDTDHRVVLRAAALTESPLRQGDQVLLDLRTGFVHEIIPRAEVQDVLLEEVPDLSYTDIGGLSGQIEQIRDAIELPYLHPELFREHHLRPPKGVLLYGPPGCGKTLIAKAVAASLARQSAAAIGPDEKPTGYFLNIKGPELLNKYVGETERHIRTIFARAREHASSGTPVVIFFDEMDSLFRTRGSGRSSDVETTIVPQLLAEIDGVERLDNVIIIGASNREDMIDPAILRPGRLDAKIHIDRPDHTGAQEIFAKYLTADLPIGHSELAKDDHDPQRTTLRMINTVVDAMYAHTPQNAFLHVTFASGREEILDYADLASGAMIRNIVDRAKRAAVKQVLSGGEKGLTVDLLLDALAAEFAENETLPNTADPDEWMRISGRKAERVTQIIRLKDHHLPTGTSAGTPDGADNGYPGHARHRPVEDVPVTGEYL
- a CDS encoding M50 family metallopeptidase translates to MSTSPETNGGPGTLDEPTATHRLRLGAVGGVPVYLSTSWFIITAAVVLVFGPDVDRVLPGIGAATAYLVALAYALLLAISVLCHEAAHALAAGRCGYNVEQIVVNLWGGHTTYTTAQPSPRGSALVAISGPAANALLAAGGWALLPLLPPGIPLLLGYAWTFSNAFVALFNMLPGLPLDGGFLVDAAIWRYTGRRSAGLITAGWAGRAVTALAVLWLVARPLISGEDVNLWNVAWLAFIGAFLWAGASSSIVTGKALAAAERVALTDVVRPVALVGMGEPAAAVPERVGASPGGYAVPVLLGTDGTPAGLVDPEAFSRLSPEETATVPAGALLLAQPAGWLARYDADQNGRVAAFLPALVSSPYGVIVLQDANGRCVGVLTSGDVEQAVSEPAENGT
- a CDS encoding TetR/AcrR family transcriptional regulator, which encodes MGESTTRQRIQDSAANLFHQYGYAGVTIRGIAEDAGVSPALVMKLFGSKAALYTISTPQVGEPTTAEVPLDELGHYLVGRVVARARTGEKDPWAQGVFLTWQSPDPRLERDRFLDQVLSHVRAHLPDDLDGRDRADTVACLLIGLALALRPMALRDDLDEPAQQPFIDRYVALVQAVLEGHPPPTPDGTPTS
- a CDS encoding ribose-phosphate diphosphokinase codes for the protein MRDVIVFSGSAHEPLARRICSHLGVPLSQVDIKRFSNDCLQAQLLANCRQRDVYIVQPLVPPTQDHLVELLMMVDAARGASASQITAVIPHYAYARSDKKDASRISLGGRLVADMLVTAGVHRVLTMALHAPQVHGFFSVPVDHLTAIGVLADHFHGRSLENHVVVSPDLGNAKQATLFARLLGLPVAAGSKQRVSDEKVVIDSIVGDVAGRRAIVLDDEIATGGSIVELLDRLSDAGCPQASVACTHGLFVGQAVERLTGHPMISEVVTTDTVPRPDSFATLQVRSVSRLFAEAIARIHVGESVSSLFDGVDPAHASPQRQLPLYDDADDATLCTTEG
- a CDS encoding class I SAM-dependent methyltransferase, translating into MVEGCAGPVGGCPSEGSPGRDEEVAALVHGVTGAGSRILDAGCGPGGVAAVLAGLGHRVMGVDADLEVLRAAAEKVPQVPFWMSDLAELDVPQAAVAGGFDVVLLADVVPRLQPGSVGAVMGQLRGVCRPGGLIVAGLAADPGTVAEYEGACRAAGLVSQERWSGWSGAAFGPGSRYLVSMHSRPVPQDRVLRSGWWSRLFGPR
- a CDS encoding tRNA (adenine-N1)-methyltransferase, with the protein product MSLQPDATPPIPTGATRCRGPFAAGDRVQLTDPKGRMHTITLQTGGQFFTHRGSLAHDDLIGRPDGSTATNTSGVEYLALRPLLSDYVMSMPRGAAVVYPKDAGQIVQMADIFPGAHVVEAGVGSGALSMSLLRAVGDAGRLHSFERRPEFADIARANVESFFGSPHPAWTVTVGDLVEQLPQHIEPGTVDRVVLDMLAPWECLDVVADALVPGGVLICYVATATQLSRVAETARSHGGFTEPAAWESMVRGWHLEGLAVRPEHRMHGHTGFLITTRRLAPGVTPPLRKRRPAKGAYGGDTESSAVTEDTAHASESATSAEEWTPETMGERPLSDKKLRRLARNARETTGTPSDTSTSGQGQV
- a CDS encoding peptidyl-tRNA hydrolase — protein: MNETHPAETAPASPTPRDPDEPWGMQLAVRYDKNDLSSHRAVCEAAAQAVVSLLADERARGEGAWAADVHHWRRGRIRKLVRRARGIRWERAQEIPGVTVDHHGAQVRAFVPMPARPLPKILDDLQVAGTDFPREDDSSIDESAAQVVIALNPAVKLSSGKAAAQCGHAAQLAWERLVLDHESAKLRAWFDQGWRVLVLDAPTPARWSTLEDAPVRVVDAGLTEVDGPTETARAFW
- a CDS encoding RecB family exonuclease, translated to MPVALSPSRASDFMQCPLLYRFRAIDKLPEAPSAAAARGTLVHAVLERLFDLPASRRTVEEACGLLPGEWTRLVAERPELGILVDAGAESADGPVAGVSEQVWFDTARVLVERWFTLEDPSRLEPAERELYVEADLDGLVLRGYVDRLDVAPDGRMRVVDYKTGRSPSPLFEGKALFQMKFYALVLWRMYGRLPTLLQLVYLGNGEIVRYEPREEDLRAVERKVKALCVAIDRAAEIGDFRPNPSRLCDWCDHRALCPAWGGTPPPFPSR